Proteins found in one Zea mays cultivar B73 chromosome 1, Zm-B73-REFERENCE-NAM-5.0, whole genome shotgun sequence genomic segment:
- the LOC103633608 gene encoding uncharacterized protein encodes MVAAGYNLYLRKMAALVILRRYVVVASPPRAWLHNHPPARLQLNAFGTQVESRVGNVSQKARDETTVKLLKHLRNLILLEGLLNAFLKDYPLSLPELRYLGDCSGSASTSKFNIPKNMGEESINGASSKRQKGCKGKVSEKVNPDDKLKQPTILDAFKRAGVTVSQATNKASSQPSSSGMMSKDIEQDATDPGELGLIDLMAAPVKLDLQRYKFRTIRATCLSLLNYSECQGSSSYLQTEVLHSYYIIAAKIWLHY; translated from the exons ATGGTCGCCGCCGGGTACAACTTGTACCTCAGAAAAATGGCGGCGCTCGTCATCCTTCGGCGTT ATGTGGTAGTTGCTTCCCCTCCTCGGGCGTGGCTGCACAACCACCCTCCAGCTCGCCTGCAGCTCAATGCTTTCGGCACACAGGTTGAAAGTAGGGTTGGTAATGTTTCACAGAAAGCAAGGGACGAGACAACAGTAAAACTTCTGAAGCATCTAAGAAATCTGAT ATTACTTGAAGGCTTGCTGAATGCATTTCTCAAAGATTATCCATTATCTTTACCTGAGTTGCGATATCTTGGGGATTGCTCTGGATCAGCAAGCACCAGCAAATTCAACATTCCAAAGAACATGGGAGAGGAGAGCATAAATGGTGCTTCCAGCAAAAGACAGAAGGGTTGCAAGGGCAAAGTCTCAGAAAAAGTGAATCCTGATGATAAACTCAAGCAACCTACAATACTGGATGCTTTCAAAAGAGCAGGAGTAACAGTCAGTCAAGCAACAAATAAAGCTTCTTCACAACCATCATCAAGTGGAATGATGTCAAAGGATATTGAACAAGATGCTACTGATCCTGGTGAACTTGGGCTTATAGATTTAATGGCAGCACCAGTTAAACTAGATTTGCAAAGATACAAATTCAGAACTATCCGTGCAACGTGCTTGTCTTTGTTGAACTACTCAGAG TGTCAAGGTTCATCTTCTTACCTTCAAACTGAGGTACTTCATTCCTATTATATAATTGCTGCTAAAATATGGTTACATTATTAA
- the LOC103644546 gene encoding uncharacterized protein, with translation MIKDESESCSDDWSSHSSSAGNPDIPYVVVSKSSIMTVVCKEILACYRKLLGIPDLLNQPNMSILKQLLQTLQPTENFDDVLSEFQPSLAPCNVDYLYCGACKILEDIMDSVSSFSYLLSSDVLITIQSIVNSVVVLLDKSGEPNGKNIHMGCSKAIIPFLRKRLGYSAHKLLSADFPSEDAGKGWQSKGDLIQKILQIYLRNSDSTSDLLAEIGRELPKEPSLKTKDNQDVSYGFPTLCSSTITSWYRVLHEENTRSLNKTIKQALKARGSVDTILQEIQKSVDAFVSLIGMCKSHEKVSMHAMAVKHGGKFIDTFLKAFNFLERQFKQHNDTIVKMLKQLQKGTRIIQSICSDSKHKDLQGHVVSSQAYGNVDEEDEEQTEIDSDLPTDEHDNGNAMEEDAVEGTSLVIWSWRWPFHSWLPALILGGLQQCRSPGVWWREMDVTIREELQPPGMRQFRQQYTVRLKRMWAVGCAD, from the exons ATGATCAAAGATG AATCAGAGAGTTGTTCAGATGACTGGAGTTCACATTCATCTTCTGCTGGCAACCCAGACATACCATATGTGGTTGTCTCCAAGTCATCAATTatgactgttgtatgcaaggagATTCTTGCCTGCTACAGGAAG TTACTTGGCATTCCTGATCTGTTGAATCAACCAAACATGTCAATTCTGAAGCAACTTTTGCAGACTTTACAGCCAACTGAAAATTTTGATGATGTTCTTTCCGAGTTCCAACCATCTCTTGCTCCTTGCAATGTTGATTACCTGTATTGTGGAGCATGTAAAATATTGGAGGATATTATGGATTCAG TGTCCTCATTTTCATACCTTCTGTCTTCTGATGTGTTAATTACTATACAATCAATTGTAAATTCTGTTGTTGTGTTGTTGGACAAATCTGGGGAACCAAATGGGAAAAATATACACATGGGATGCTCCAAAGCAATCATTCCCTTTCTGCGAAAGCGTCTTGGATACTCAGCTCATAAGCTGCTCAGTGCTGATTTCCCTAGCGAAGATGCTGGAAAAGGATGGCAGAGTAAA GGTGATCTTATACAGAAGATATTGCAAATATACCTCAGGAATAGTGACTCTACTTCAGATCTACTTGCTGAGATAGGTCGTGAATTGCCTAAG GAACCTTCGCTCAAAACAAAAGATAACCAAGATGTATCGTATGGTTTTCCAACATTGTGTTCCTCCACTATTACCTCTTGGTACCGTGTGCTT CACGAGGAGAACACAAGGAGTTTAAACAAGACG ATCAAACAAGCACTGAAGGCTAGAGGATCAGTTGATACTATTCTTCAAGAGATTCAGAAATCAGTGGATGCATTTGTCTCTCTAATAGGAATGTGCAAGTCCCACGAAAAG gtttctatgcatgcaatggcAGTTAAACATGGGGGGAAATTTATTGACACATTTCTGAAAG CCTTCAACTTTCTAGAGAGACAATTCAAGCAACATAATGACACCATAGTTAAAATG CTAAAACAACTCCAGAAAGGAACAAGAATAATCCAATCCATATGTTCAGATTCTAAG CACAAGGACTTGCAAGGCCATGTGGTGAGCTCTCAGGCATATGGGAACGTGGATGAGGAAGATGAGGAGCAGACGGAGATCGACTCCGACCTTCCAACTGATGAGCATGATAATGGCAATGCCATGGAGGAGGATGCTGTGGAAG GAACATCTCTGGTTATCTGGAGTTGGCGGTGGCCTTTTCATTCATGGTTGCCTGCACTCATCCTCGGAGGGTTGCAGCAATGTCGGTCTCCAGGTGTGTGGTGGAGGGAGATGGATGTTACTATTAGGGAAGAG